The DNA window CTTCGGCATCGGGCAGGCCCAGGCACAGCACCTCGCTGGTGAAGGGGCCGATGCGCTTGGGCGGGAAATTCACCACCGCCAGCACCTGGCGGCCGACCAGTGCATCGGCAGCGTAATGGCTGGTGATCTGCGCGGAGCTGCGCTTGGTCCCGATGTCGCCGCCGAAATCGATGGTCAGCTTGTAGGCGGGCTTGCGCGCCTCCGGGAAGGGATCGACCGCAAGGATGGTACCGACGCGGATATCGACCTTGGCAAAATCATCGTACGTGATGGTCATGGCTGTCCGATCCGTTTGAGTAGGGGCGCCAGGGTAGCGCGCCCGTTCCCAACGCGGAACCCGGAAGCCGAGAGCTCCATGCCGGACATGAAAAAAGGGGCCGCCGACGGCGACCCCCCTCTTCCCAGTATCCGGCGGACCGGAGGCTGGATCAGCTCTTCGCCTTGGCGATGGCGGCCTTGACCTCGTCCAGGCTGTCCGACACGCGCTTGGTCAGGATCTCGGCGGCTTCGGTGTTCGACTTGGCGATCATCTCGCTCAGCTCGCGGATGTTGGCCAGCGACTTTTCGAAGGCGGCCTTGACCAGATCGGCATGCTTGGCGGCCTTCTCTTCCGGCGTGCCGGCGGCGGTCAGCTCACCGACGGCGCGGTTCACGTCCTCGGTCACGGTGCGCATCACTTCGGCCTGACGGCGGAAGATGGCCTGAAAGCCCTCATAGGCCAGCTGGTTGGCGGCGGTCACCGCCTCGATGTTCTTGCGCTGGCTGGCGATGATGGTCTCGATATCGACGCCCGGAACCTTGAGGTCGCCGATCAGCTTGGACGGATCGAATTCGAGGAAGGGGTTACCGCTCATCTTGGCCATGTTTCTCATCCCAGCATCGGTGTTTGCTGCCCGCATCGAAATCCGGGCATGTTGCGACGCAACATTGATAGACCGACTATGCAGAGTGCCGAAAAGTTAGTCAATGCGGTTTTTGCGGCGCAGCATAACCTTGGCGGGTAAAAACAGCGAGCGCCCCTACCTTCCGCATTGCGAACATAGTCTAAACCGTTGATGCCATGGAGTCCGGTCCGGTTCCACGGCCAAGCGGCCCCCTGCGGCCGGTCCAGCGGCAGAACGTCGCGCCCCAGCGCTCCGCCCCGCGCAGCGCGGTGTCGAGCGCCGCCATGGTGCGCGACAGGTCGGCGGTGTCGTCGTTCAGGAAGACCCGCATCACCCGCGCATGGACGGTGCCGAGCCCGGCGACGAGGGCGGACCCGCCCCGCTGGTCGGGATCGATTCCGGCGGCGCGCAGCATCCAGGCCATGGAGCGGCCGAAGGCGCAGGAAAAGGCCAGCGCGGTCGCCGGATCGGCCGGCAGGTCGCGCAGCACGGCGCGCAAGCCGTCCCGGAAGGGGCGCAGCGCGTCGAACCGGCGCATCATCACGTCGAACAATCGGTCGCGCGCCGGTTCGGTCGGATCGGCGGCGACATCCCCGGCCAACACCGTGGCGTCGGCGACGCGCGACACCGCCGCCAGCAGGTCGGCACGCCCCCGATAGCGGTGATGGAACCGGGACAGCGGGATGCCGGCGGCATGCGCAACCTCCAGCAGCCCGACGCGGCGCCACCCCTTCTCTGCGGCCAGCCTCATCGCCGCCGCGGCCACGGTGCGATCGAGAGAGTCCGGGTCGGTAGGATCGGAGCGGAAGCTGTTGTCTTCAGGCTTGTCGGACGGCATGTCGGACATGGCATCACCTCCAGGCGACAGGGATCGCATCATAAGGTGGTGCGCGGACGGCCAAACGCCACCCGTCGCCCGAAATCGTCACGCCTTGCGCACGCTCTCCACCCGGCCGCCGGTCATGCTGACCAGATCGGCAGGTGTCAGCCGGAAGACGGCGTTGGGGGTGCCGGCGGCGGCCCAGATGGTCTCCAGCCGCAGCAGGTCGTCGTCGATCAACACCAGAGGCGGCACGGCATGGCCGATGGGAGGAACGCCGCCGATGGCGAAGCCGGTCGACTCGCGGACGAATTCCGGATCGGCCCGCTCGATCTTCTCGCCGATCAGCCGGCCGACCGCCTTCTCGTCCACCCGGTTGGCGCCGCTGGCGACGACCAGGACCGGACGCCCGGTCTCCTTGGTGCGGAAGATCAGCGACTTGGCGATCTGCGCCACCTCGCAGCCGACGGAGTTGGCGGCGTCTTCGGAGGTGCGGGTGCTGCCTTCATGCTCGACCACATGATGGCCGAGGCCGATGCTGTCCAGCAGGGCCTGAACGCGGGCGGCGGAGGGGCTGAGGGTGGTCGACATGGCTGCTCCTCACCCCGCCAGCTCGCGCGACCGCCGGGCGGCGGCAGCGATGGCGGCGGTCATCACCGGCTGCATTCCTTCCGGCGCCATCAGCACCTCCAGCGCCGCTTGTGTGGTGCCGTTCGGGCTGGTCACCGCCTTGCGCAGATCGGCGGCTTCCTGCTGCGGAGAGGCGTCGAGCAGGGCGCCGGCGCCCGACACGGTGGCGCGGGCCAGCCGCATCGCCAGATCGGCGGGCAGCCCGGCCGCCTCGCCGGCCTTGGCCATCGCCTCAACCATGAAGAAGACATAGGCCGGGCCGCTGCCGGACAGCGCGGTGACCGGATCCAGCAGCCCTTCATCCTCGACCCAGGCGACATCGCCGACGGCGCGCAGCAGCCGGTCGGAGAGTTCGCGCTGGGCGGCGCTGACATGGGCATTGGGAACGGCCACGGTCATGCCGCGGCCGATGGCGGCCGGCGTGTTGGGCATGGAGCGGACGACGACGGCCCCCTCCCCCAGCAGCCGTTCGAAATAGGCAATTGTCTTGCCGGCGGCAATCGACAGGAAGACGGTGCCGGGACGGACCAGCGCGCGGTAGGCAGGCAGCGCCTCTTCCATCACCTGCGGCTTGACGGCCAGCACCACGACGTCGGCGACGAAGCCGTCCGGCAGGGCATCCGCACCGGACGCCAGCGAAACGCGCGCATCGCCGGCAAGCCGCTCCGGCAGACCGGCCCGGTCGACCACCACGACGCGCGACGCGGTCCCGGCGGCAAGCCAGCCGTCCAGCATCGCCCCGCCCATCTTCCCGCAGCCGACCAGCAGCAGCGACGCACCCGTTTCCGCCGTCATGACCTCGTCATTCCCCCTGTTTGCGCCGATTGCCGGGCTCAGGCTTCGCCCATGGTGTCGAGAATGGCGGCGGACACCGCCTCCGGCGCGGATTTACCGCCCCAGATCACGAACTGGAAGGCTGGGTAGAAGCGCTCGCATTCCGACAGGGCGATCTCGACCAGATCCTCCAGCTGTTCCACCGCGGCACCGCGCGCACCGCGCAGCAGCATGGTCTGGCGGAACATCGGCGTATGCTCCTCCGAGCAGACGTCGAAATGGCCCAGCCACATGCGGCCGTTCACCTCCGCCAGCAACTCGGCGACGGCGGTGCGGCGCGCTGCCTGGACCTTCATGTCGAACTGGCAGGAGAACTGCATCGCGCTGACATCGGGCTGCCAGACGAAATAGAGCCGGTAATCGCACCAGCGCCCGCCGATCTCGACGACGAGCTCGTCCTCGGTGGCGCGATCGAAGGGCCACTCGTTGGCGGTTACGATCTCCTCGACCACGTCGAGCGGGTTGTGGGCGGAAGTGGTGGTTTCGACGGCTACTGCCGACATGTCAGCGTCCTCCTGTGAAGGCGCAATGGGCGGTACCGTTCACCCGGACCGGAAGACGCGAGGCAACCCACGCGGGTCCGGGGCAATACCCCGAAGGTGATGAAAAGAAGAGCATGGAGACGGTTTGCGCCTGCATCGGCGCCCGGTCAACGTTCCGACCGGCCGACGTTCGGGTCGCGGGCCGGTCGGGATCCAGCCAAACCGCCGATGGCGGCAGGAGCCGGAACGATGACGGGAGTGGCGCCGGGTGATGCGGCCGCGCAATGCTCAGGACGCCGTGGCCTCCTTGCCGGCGGCATCCGCGGCGGACTCTGGTGCCGGCGTCACCGGATCGGTGTCCACCACCGCCGGAATGCCGGCAGGCTCGACCACGACCGGCAGCGGGGCATGCCCGGCCGTCAGGGTCGCGACGGTGGCCTCCAGCGCGGCAAGCCGTTCGGCCATCGCCTCCTGCTCCTCGCGGGCCTTGGCGGCCATGGCGCGGACGGCCTCGTATTCCTCGCGGCTGACCACGTCCATCCGCGACAGAACACGTTCGAGCTGAGCGCGCAGCTGACCTTCGGCCTCTTCGCGCAAGGACGAAAAGGCGCCGAGAGCGCCACCCGCCACGCGGGCGAGATCGTCCAAAATCCTATTGTCCACCTGCATCGGCTCTGACTTCCGGTTACCGTTCGTTCATTATGGACGCCGCGCGCCGCGACTTCAACGCCCTTGGCCCATCGCACGCATGCCATGGCGCGCAGCCGTGGCATGCGGCGGGCCTCACGGCCTGACCGCGGGGGCAGCCGGGGAGGCCGCGTCGAAGCGGTCGCGCAGGGCCTTCAGGTCCAGAGTCTGGGTCGGTGCGTCCCAGGGGCCGGCGATGCGCAGGGTCAGCGGCGGCAGGTCGCCGTCGGCCTTCACCGTCAGGGTCAACCCCAAATCCACCCGCTCGTCGGGCAGCGAGACCGTGCCGGCCAGCGTACCGTCTGCCGGTACGGTGGTCAGGCGGGCGTCGTCGGCGCGAATCACCCCCTTGTCGATGGCGAAACGGGCATCCAGCCGCTCCAGCCTGGTCTCACCGCCCTGCAGGGCACCGGCGACGGCGCCCAGCACCTCCTGCGTGCGTTCCACCCCGGCCAGCCGGCTGCGCAGCGCCGCCAGATCGACTCCGCGCAGCACACCGCCCGACGCCACCGCCCGGCCGCGGCCGGTCAAGCTGCGCAGGAGGGCGTCGCCATGGCCGCTGCCGGACAGGGTCATATCCAAAT is part of the Azospirillum lipoferum 4B genome and encodes:
- a CDS encoding tRNA-binding protein, with the protein product MTITYDDFAKVDIRVGTILAVDPFPEARKPAYKLTIDFGGDIGTKRSSAQITSHYAADALVGRQVLAVVNFPPKRIGPFTSEVLCLGLPDAEGAVVLVGPDHPVPDGARLF
- a CDS encoding phasin family protein; amino-acid sequence: MAKMSGNPFLEFDPSKLIGDLKVPGVDIETIIASQRKNIEAVTAANQLAYEGFQAIFRRQAEVMRTVTEDVNRAVGELTAAGTPEEKAAKHADLVKAAFEKSLANIRELSEMIAKSNTEAAEILTKRVSDSLDEVKAAIAKAKS
- a CDS encoding TetR family transcriptional regulator; translated protein: MSDMPSDKPEDNSFRSDPTDPDSLDRTVAAAAMRLAAEKGWRRVGLLEVAHAAGIPLSRFHHRYRGRADLLAAVSRVADATVLAGDVAADPTEPARDRLFDVMMRRFDALRPFRDGLRAVLRDLPADPATALAFSCAFGRSMAWMLRAAGIDPDQRGGSALVAGLGTVHARVMRVFLNDDTADLSRTMAALDTALRGAERWGATFCRWTGRRGPLGRGTGPDSMASTV
- a CDS encoding YbaK/EbsC family protein, producing MSTTLSPSAARVQALLDSIGLGHHVVEHEGSTRTSEDAANSVGCEVAQIAKSLIFRTKETGRPVLVVASGANRVDEKAVGRLIGEKIERADPEFVRESTGFAIGGVPPIGHAVPPLVLIDDDLLRLETIWAAAGTPNAVFRLTPADLVSMTGGRVESVRKA
- the proC gene encoding pyrroline-5-carboxylate reductase, translated to MTAETGASLLLVGCGKMGGAMLDGWLAAGTASRVVVVDRAGLPERLAGDARVSLASGADALPDGFVADVVVLAVKPQVMEEALPAYRALVRPGTVFLSIAAGKTIAYFERLLGEGAVVVRSMPNTPAAIGRGMTVAVPNAHVSAAQRELSDRLLRAVGDVAWVEDEGLLDPVTALSGSGPAYVFFMVEAMAKAGEAAGLPADLAMRLARATVSGAGALLDASPQQEAADLRKAVTSPNGTTQAALEVLMAPEGMQPVMTAAIAAAARRSRELAG
- a CDS encoding YbjN domain-containing protein codes for the protein MSAVAVETTTSAHNPLDVVEEIVTANEWPFDRATEDELVVEIGGRWCDYRLYFVWQPDVSAMQFSCQFDMKVQAARRTAVAELLAEVNGRMWLGHFDVCSEEHTPMFRQTMLLRGARGAAVEQLEDLVEIALSECERFYPAFQFVIWGGKSAPEAVSAAILDTMGEA
- a CDS encoding accessory factor UbiK family protein → MQVDNRILDDLARVAGGALGAFSSLREEAEGQLRAQLERVLSRMDVVSREEYEAVRAMAAKAREEQEAMAERLAALEATVATLTAGHAPLPVVVEPAGIPAVVDTDPVTPAPESAADAAGKEATAS